One Pelodiscus sinensis isolate JC-2024 unplaced genomic scaffold, ASM4963464v1 ctg34, whole genome shotgun sequence DNA segment encodes these proteins:
- the LOC142823864 gene encoding uncharacterized protein LOC142823864, translating to MSQPSEGSQPSTAPHDQPGGSREPARGRKRRAPAWSSAEIVDLIEVWGEASNVHDLRTSHRNAAVYGRMAASLAARGHQRSREQVRCKIKDLRQSYSRACLPGADPEACPHFHALDRILGPHAVPAPRDVIDPGAEGPLLDTEEEEEGSESQEPAASLPRTRDPRGTPQSRSPASSEAGEASTSAAPGPAGRTTPPAAAARARASRSARNQEDYQRRHLRFLDRQLRLQDHWVQEDLRLRQRSLEALEEQGRALRGHLQSLLDRFPFPPPPAPPLAPPLAPPAPPLSPPLAPPAPPAPPASAPASSTPPVLSAPPSTTIPHRRPRTRSVARRERQPDSHP from the exons atgagccagccatccgagggttcccagccctccactgctccccacgaccagcctggcggctcccgggagcctgcccgggggcgcaaaaggcgggcgcccgcctggtcaagtgcggagatcgtggacctcatcgaggtttggggggaagcctccaatgtccacgatctccgcactagccaccggaacgcggccgtctatggacgcatggctgccagtctggccgccaggggccaccagcgcagccgggagcaggtgcgctgcaaaattaaggacttgcggcagtcctactcccgggcctgcctgccaggggctgacccggaggcctgcccccacttccatgccctggaccgcatcctggggcctcatgccgtccctgccccccgggacgtgattgaccccggggcagagggaccgctcctggacaccgaggaggaggaagagggctctgagagccaggagcctgctgccagccttcccaggacccgggacccccgaggcaccccacagagccgctcgcctgcatcatcagaggccggggaggcgtccacct ctgcagcaccggggcctgcagggcgcaccacaccgcctgcagcagccgcccgcgcccgggcaagcaggtcagccaggaaccaggaggactaccagaggcggcatctccggttcctggaccgacagctccgtctccaggaccactgggtccaggaggacctcaggctgcgccagaggagtctggaggccctggaggagcagggccgtgccctgcgaggccacctccagagcctgctggaccgcttcccgtttcctcctccccctgctccccctcttgctccccctcttgctccccctgctccccctctttctccccctcttgctccccctgctccccctgctcctcctgcttccgctcctgcttcctccacaccccctgtcctctctgcccccccctccacaaccattccccaccgacgcccccggacccgcagtgtggcgagacgggagaggcagccggactcccacccctga